gcaagaaaatggatgtAAGTTGAGACTATTTTGTTAATAATAAATTAATCAGAAATTCAGAAGATCAAGaatcatgttttctctcatacgtgGAAGCtacagaggaaaaaggaaaagaaaggtaagGGAAGATGTCTCATGAAAATCTAAGGAAGATCAGTGAAAGAAAGAGACCAAGAAGTGGGAGATAGAGAAGAAGGGGGGaattgctggggagtgatattagccaaattatattattatattatgtgcatgtatgaatatgtgacagcaaatcccaccattatgtacaactacaatgtaccaataaaaaaaaaaaggtagaaaaaaataatggcaacttttaggaagaagaaaaaaaaggcaaGGCTTTTCTTCTAGCAACCTCCCTTGTAGGAATTTAGCCTATGAAACAAATAGGAACATGTTCAATTATCTAGCAACAAGCTGGTAACTACCTGGGGGTAGATAATTTAAACTGTGGTACAACTTTGTGCTGGAACATACAGGTTATCAAAAGGAAAAAGCACACACCGACATGAAACAATGTTCCCAACACTCCGATAGCAAACATAAGCCACAGCAGGTTGCTGTGTCCGGTAATGGCCCACTTTTAAAAAAAGTCCCACATGCATGCATGGAAAGACCATAAAAGGGATTTAATAAAGACCTGATGACTGAACGCAAGCAGTAATAGTTCACTCTCAATCATGGGACAATGGTTGTTTAAAATGTTTTACATTTGCTTACTTATATTTCCTAAATTTCTGCAACAAATATTGACTGCCTTTAAAATTAACAACACTATCTTGAAACACCACAgttgcaaaaaaacaaaaacacaacgaCCCTTTCCTTTTCCTGTACTCCTATGGTGAAAAAGCACACTGTAGTCCATTCACCTCCCCAACTAGAGACAGAACAGCCTGCTCCAGGCAGAGGTCACAATAGGTACAAGCTACCTTGAGCTAAAAGGCAACAGGAAAAGGCAGCCAAGAGTTGGAGGTCTGCATACCTTGAAGCAACAGAAAACAGGTAAAGGCAGCCTATTTCCAGGTCTGGAACCCAAAGGGAGAGATTTCAGCTTATTACAGTCCACGCATTCCAACAAATCACAATACCTTCAACAGCGTGTGGATATCCTCTTTACTGGACTGTCTGTCTACTCGGGTGACCCTGTACTCCAGCCACTGCTGAACTATTGCCTTTTCTTCTGCAGTACTCCCCAGCAAATACTCCTTGTTGGCTTCTTTGACTAGATGAGTTGCTATGGTAGTCAATCCTGTTAGGCTTGGACCATTGTTTGTTTGAAGAACTGgaatcttaaagaaaaaaattcttaagataaattaaaaaaataaagaccatCAATCATGACTATAAGTTCTCA
This region of Callospermophilus lateralis isolate mCalLat2 chromosome 6, mCalLat2.hap1, whole genome shotgun sequence genomic DNA includes:
- the Eef1e1 gene encoding eukaryotic translation elongation factor 1 epsilon-1 isoform X2 codes for the protein MAAAAELKLLEKSLGLSKGNKYSAQGERQIPVLQTNNGPSLTGLTTIATHLVKEANKEYLLGSTAEEKAIVQQWLEYRVTRVDRQSSKEDIHTLLKDLNLYLEDKVYLTGYNFTLADILLYYGLHRFIVQYI